The following proteins are encoded in a genomic region of Ailuropoda melanoleuca isolate Jingjing chromosome 10, ASM200744v2, whole genome shotgun sequence:
- the LOC100463897 gene encoding RB-associated KRAB zinc finger protein isoform X2: MNESQGPVSFRDVAVDFTQEEWQQLEPDEKTTYRDVMLENYSHLVSVGYDSTKPNVILKLEQGEEPWVAEGELPCQSHPEEVWKVDDLIERIPGSEDEHSRQQSGFGPTATLSSPGSKIEKELLQINKKKIENGQEIGTST; encoded by the exons GGGCCAGTGTCATTCAGGGACGTGGCCGTGGACTTCACCCAGGAGGAGTGGCAGCAGCTGGAGCCTGATGAGAAGACCACGTACCGAgacgtgatgctggagaactacaGCCATCTCGTCTCCGTGG GGTACGACAGCACCAAACCGAACGTGATCCTCAAgttggagcagggagaggagccgTGGGTCGCCGAAGGAGAACTGCCATGTCAGAGTCATCCAG AAGAAGTCTGGAAAGTTGATGACCTGATAGAGAGAATCCCTGGAAGTGAAGATGAACATTCAAG GCAACAATCTGGATTTGGCCCGACGGCCACACTTTCCAGCCCTGGatctaaaattgaaaaagaactcttacaaatcaacaagaaaaaaatagaaaatgggcaagagatTGGGACATCCACTTAA
- the LOC100463897 gene encoding RB-associated KRAB zinc finger protein isoform X1: MNESQGPVSFRDVAVDFTQEEWQQLEPDEKTTYRDVMLENYSHLVSVGYDSTKPNVILKLEQGEEPWVAEGELPCQSHPEEVWKVDDLIERIPGSEDEHSRQAISINNKTLIEERENAFDKTCNVETSLVPSSITSHTCVSCGKNLESTSELIISDGSYARKKPDECSECGKMYHRGKPYECNQNGEGYSQNEESILQKIHILEKPFEYNGCMEALDNEAVFLAHKRAYMGEKPYEWNDSGSDFIQMSNFNVYQRSQMELKPFECSECGKSFCKKSKLIIHQRAHTGEKPYECNVCGKSFSQKGTLTVHRRSHLEEKPYKCNECGKTFCQKLHLTQHLRTHSGEKPYECNECGKTFCQKTHLTLHQRNHSGERPYPCNECGKSFSRKSALSDHQRTHTGEKLYKCNECGKSYYRKSTLITHQRTHTGEKPYQCSECGKFFSRVSYLTIHYRSHLEEKPYECNECGKTFNLNSAFIRHRKVHTDEKPHECSECGKLSQFSYLTDHPAALLGDKPYECSECGKIFLDSSAFSGHQLLPKGEKSYECNICGKLFSELSYYTIHYRSHSEEKPYGCSECGKTFSHNSSLFRHQRVHTGEKPYECYECGKFFSQKSYLTIHHRIHSGEKPYECSKCGKVFSRMSNLTVHYRSHSGEKPYECNECGKVFSQKSYLTVHYRTHSGEKPYECNECGKKFHHRSAFNSHQRIHRRGNVNVLDVENLL, encoded by the exons GGGCCAGTGTCATTCAGGGACGTGGCCGTGGACTTCACCCAGGAGGAGTGGCAGCAGCTGGAGCCTGATGAGAAGACCACGTACCGAgacgtgatgctggagaactacaGCCATCTCGTCTCCGTGG GGTACGACAGCACCAAACCGAACGTGATCCTCAAgttggagcagggagaggagccgTGGGTCGCCGAAGGAGAACTGCCATGTCAGAGTCATCCAG AAGAAGTCTGGAAAGTTGATGACCTGATAGAGAGAATCCCTGGAAGTGAAGATGAACATTCAAGGCAAGCTATTTCTATCAACAACAAAACCCtgattgaagagagagagaatgcatttgATAAAACGTGTAATGTGGAAACAAGCCTTGTTCCTTCAAGCATAACATCTCATACTTGTGTCTCATGTGGAAAGAATTTAGAGTCTACTTCAGAATTAATTATTAGTGATGGAAGCTATGCAAGAAAGAAACCTGATGAGTGTAGTGAATGTGGGAAGATGTACCACAGAgggaaaccctatgaatgtaatcaAAATGGGGAAGGCTATTCTCAAAATGAAGAGAGTATTCTtcagaaaattcatattttggaGAAACCCTTTGAATATAATGGATGCATGGAAGCCTTAGACAATGAAGCTGTTTTTCTGGCTCATAAGAGAGCTTATATGGGGGAAAAGCCCTACGAGTGGAATGACTCTGGGTCAGATTTCATCCAGATGTCAAATTTTAATGTATACCAGAGATCGCAGATGGAATTGAAACCCTTTGAATGCAGCGAATGTGGAAAATCTTTCTGTAAAAAGTCAAAGTTAATCATACATCAGAGGgcccacacaggagagaaaccttatgaatgtaacGTATGTGGGAAATCCTTCAGCCAAAAGGGGACCCTCACTGTCCATCGGAGATCACACTTAGAGGAGAAGCCCTATAAATGTAACGAGTGTGGGAAAACCTTCTGTCAGAAGTTACATCTCACCCAACACCTGAGAACTCATTCAGGtgagaagccctatgaatgtaaCGAGTGTGGGAAAACCTTCTGCCAGAAGACCCATCTCACCCTACACCAGAGGAATCATTCAGGAGAGAGACCCTATCCATGTAACGAATGTGGGAAATCCTTCTCTCGCAAGTCTGCCCTCAGTGACCACCAGAGAACGCATACGGGAGAGAAACTttacaaatgtaatgaatgtgggaaatcctACTACCGAAAATCTACCCTCATTACACATCAGAGGACCCACACGGGAGAGAAACCCTATCAGTGCAGTGAGTGCGGGAAGTTCTTCTCTCGGGTGTCGTACCTCACTATACATTATAGAAGTCACTTAGAAGAGAAACCCTACGAATGTAACGAGTGTGGGAAAACCTTCAATTTAAATTCAGCCTTCATTAGACATCGGAAAGTACACACAGATGAGAAACCCCACGAATGTAGTGAATGTGGAAAGCTCTCTCAGTTCTCGTATCTCACTGACCATCCTGCGGCTCTTTTAGGGGACAAACCCTATGAATGTAGCGAATGTGGGAAAATCTTCCTTGACAGTTCAGCCTTCAGTGGGCACCAATTGCTTCCAAAAGGGGAGAAATCCTATGAATGTAACATCTGTGGAAAATTGTTCTCGGAGTTGTCGTACTATACTATACATTACAGAAGTCACTCTGAAGAGAAACCCTATGgatgcagtgaatgtgggaaaaccTTCTCCCATAATTCATCCCTCTTTAGACATCAAAGAGTgcacacaggagagaagccctACGAGTGTTACGAATGTGGGAAGTTCTTCTCTCAGAAGTCCTATCTCACCATCCACCACCGGATCCATTCGGGAGAAAAGCCCTATGAATGTAGTAAATGTGGGAAGGTCTTCTCTCGGATGTCAAACCTCACTGTGCACTACAGAAGCCATTCAGGAGAGAAGCCCTACGAATGTAATGAGTGTGGGAAAGTCTTTTCTCAGAAGTCCTACCTCACTGTACACTATAGGACTCATtcaggagagaaaccctacgaATGTAACGAGTGTGGGAAAAAATTCCACCACAGGTCAGCCTTCAATAGCCATCAGAGAATTCACAGGAGAGGGAATGTGAATGTACTGGATGTGGAGAATCTCCTGTGA